In the Eremothecium cymbalariae DBVPG#7215 chromosome 7, complete sequence genome, one interval contains:
- a CDS encoding HAD family hydrolase (similar to Ashbya gossypii AAL158W), giving the protein MGFISSLLCCSTSKPVENKKGSTSGVMPSVSRKKAYAGNKNRACRKSRSQGSCKQASGYSAISGSGRPISSGDLQPEAREFASPLSRGRDTVSLLKKAWLLDDDSTVITSSVARCTTSCRRRSASDADLDKILEAEDLTCALRSRGGKETLYGEGEPDINQMDGNSEELVSYGQYLENGNEEENDLEDGDASSGKETFFGDKQTVTVYQGETDTSTGTTDNDKHDGMSNSIHEVTTIVNDAENSSSGDDSNLITQHTQVLPEEQQQRLSNNSHAYDLDVEIVTGAEYEEDVILDLSALQPEQAHAPGFRTLLPPQFPQFYRRKCLVLDLDETLVHSSFKYLHTADFVIPVEIDNQVHNVYVIKRPGVDEFLRRVGELYEVVVFTASVSRYGDPLLDILDKHNVVHHRLFRDSCYNYEGNYIKNLSQIGRPLSDLIILDNSPASYIFHPHHAIPISSWFSDAHDNELLDILPLLEDLASDKVPDVGRILDVTI; this is encoded by the coding sequence ATGGgttttatttcttctctcCTATGTTGCTCGACTTCAAAACCAGTGGAAAATAAGAAGGGTAGCACGAGTGGTGTAATGCCATCTGTTTCTAGGAAGAAGGCATACGCGGGGAACAAAAACAGGGCTTGTCGAAAGTCTAGGAGTCAGGGGTCCTGTAAACAGGCGTCAGGATATTCGGCAATATCAGGTTCGGGGAGGCCAATAAGTAGCGGTGATTTGCAACCAGAAGCTCGTGAATTTGCCTCCCCTTTATCTCGCGGGAGAGATACAGTGTCTTTGCTGAAGAAAGCATGGCttttagatgatgattcaaCTGTAATTACATCTTCCGTCGCAAGATGCACAACCAGCTGCCGTCGTCGTTCAGCTAGTGACGCGGACTTGGATAAAATTTTAGAAGCTGAGGATCTGACTTGTGCCTTAAGGAGCAGAGGAGGTAAAGAAACCCTTTATGGCGAAGGAGAACCCGATATCAACCAGATGGATGGGAATTCCGAGGAACTAGTGAGTTACGGGCAATATCTAGAGAACGGcaatgaagaagaaaatgatttaGAGGATGGTGATGCATCTAGTGGTAAGGAAACATTTTTTGGAGATAAGCAAACCGTAACAGTTTATCAAGGAGAGACTGATACTAGTACTGGTACCACTGATAATGATAAGCACGACGGTATGAGCAACAGCATTCACGAAGTCACGACTATAGTAAATGACGCCGAGAACTCAAGTAGTGGAGATGACTCTAACCTTATCACCCAGCATACGCAGGTTCTACCAGAAGAACAGCAACAGCGATTATCGAACAATTCTCATGCTTACGATCTTGATGTCGAGATAGTTACAGGAGCTGAGTATGAGGAAGATGTGATTTTAGATTTATCTGCTTTGCAGCCTGAACAGGCTCATGCTCCAGGATTTCGTACGTTATTGCCTCCACAGTTCCCCCAATTTTACCGCAGAAAATGTTTGGTACTTGATTTGGATGAAACCCTAGTACATTCttcattcaaatatttgcatACTGCGGACTTTGTAATTCCGGTTGAAATCGATAACCAGGTTCACAATGTTTATGTTATAAAAAGACCAGGGGTTGATGAATTCCTCAGAAGAGTTGGTGAGCTCTACGAGGTAGTGGTTTTTACAGCAAGTGTATCAAGATATGGTGATCCTTTGCTTGATATTCTGGATAAGCATAATGTAGTCCATCATAGGTTGTTCAGAGATTCCTGCTACAATTATGAGGGCAACTACATAAAGAATTTATCTCAGATTGGGAGACCGCTATCAGATTTAATTATATTGGATAATTCGCCTGCATCATATATCTTCCATCCACACCATGCTATCCCTATATCTTCATGGTTTTCCGACGCTCATGATAATGAGTTGTTAGATATTTTACCCTTATTGGAAGACTTGGCTTCGGATAAGGTACCTGATGTGGGAAGGATCCTCGACGTTACcatatga
- the SLK19 gene encoding Slk19p (similar to Ashbya gossypii AGR229W): protein MAISTSRRGSSPVAKPLDELPTNNNFRINDAKIKLTHSPIRTHTDEDYEDIGDGGEHELQPPMKRIKMSSIPKLTQPESIPLISSPQPIEMLDNMDPLSLTSPIKRPHNNGAHDQDHVDQQDVLDIQDDIKNVVDTTPLKENGVNVFEKMTPIKPSPDDGPRNLQAELRRQDKESHEQSLTGIDRSEDAQRSFEVQRGDWDSLSGLIDEKNATIRQLTLEIRNVQDSLWEVTKTKESFEVSNCMQAEELKDIGKEYEQIQAQYTDVCGQKDKLEQRVDKLKARSSELKNELTMAMQNSQILQEKYHTQVTKNEELEHQISDKEDSVKSLETKLEHSQAQIKQLSHQLEQARDKVAEVEQNLMDGKRAYDHQKSNAQQLESQLSEKTAKIEELTHTIEQSKDAQNRSSSELESKITDLTEENLILEKEYQKLLKDYDSETKALRNQIKDIYEENKSLESKYEVDCKELVSLKTQRTEFEKQIKNLISELEEANNELVSKKAEVNELNSTITELKQSEKYLQESIGGREQSVKDWHSKLDIKEEELRRLNAEYESVMFKNGNMEAEHLAELEQLHENMAKFQSMLEKLTKENHDLKEVIANKEKEELTRAESEKNEPKSSEQDEKLLTRIKDLESQLLEKDKDTNHRLQMLAEDLYIQYSSKHEQKVKMLKKSYEVKYQESMDKLQLENSALMDEVTQLQNKVETERREKQELIKMLDK from the coding sequence ATGGCGATTTCTACATCCCGCAGAGGATCATCTCCTGTTGCGAAGCCGCTAGATGAGTTACCAACTAACAATAATTTCCGGATTAATGATGCGAAGATCAAGCTGACACATTCACCTATACGGACACATACGGATGAGGACTATGAGGATATAGGTGATGGCGGGGAGCATGAGCTGCAGCCACCAATGAAGCGTATAAAAATGAGTTCTATTCCTAAGTTAACTCAGCCGGAGAGTATTCCTTTAATTTCTTCGCCCCAGCCGATTGAGATGCTGGATAATATGGACCCGCTTTCGTTGACCAGTCCTATTAAGAGACCACATAACAATGGGGCTCATGATCAAGACCATGTTGATCAGCAGGATGTTTTAGATATTCAAGATGATATCAAAAATGTCGTTGATACGACGCCATTGAAGGAGAACGGTGTGAACGTGTTTGAGAAAATGACACCAATAAAGCCTAGCCCAGATGATGGTCCGCGGAATTTGCAAGCTGAGTTGCGCCGGCAAGATAAAGAGTCCCACGAGCAGAGTCTTACAGGTATTGATAGGTCAGAGGATGCTCAGCGTTCATTTGAAGTGCAGAGAGGCGATTGGGATAGTTTGTCAGGGCTAATTGATGAGAAAAATGCTACTATTAGACAACTAACCCTTGAAATTCGCAATGTTCAGGACAGTTTATGGGAAGTGACCAAAACTAAAGAGTCTTTTGAGGTATCTAATTGCATGCAGGCTGAAGAGTTAAAGGATATTGGCAAAGAATATGAGCAGATACAAGCTCAATATACCGATGTATGTGGCCAGAAGGACAAACTTGAACAGAGAGTGGACAAATTAAAAGCTAGAAGTTCCGAACTCAAAAACGAACTCACCATGGCAATGCAAAATTCTCAGATCTTGCAAGAAAAGTACCACACACAAGTGACGAAGAATGAAGAACTGGAACATCAGATATCAGATAAGGAAGATTCAGTCAAGTCGTTAGAGACCAAGCTTGAACATTCGCAGGCCCAGATAAAGCAACTTTCTCACCAATTAGAACAAGCTAGAGATAAGGTAGCCGAAGTGGAGCAGAACCTAATGGATGGCAAAAGAGCATATgatcatcaaaaatcaaatgCACAACAGCTGGAATCACAGCTCTCTGAAAAAACAGCAAAGATAGAAGAGCTGACCCACACCATTGAACAATCAAAAGATGCTCAGAACAGATCTTCTTCTGAGCTTGAGTCTAAGATTACAGATCTGACTGAAGAAAATCTAATACTAGAAAAGGAATACCAAAAGTTGCTTAAAGACTACGACTCCGAAACCAAAGCTCTACGCAACCaaataaaagatatttatgAGGAAAATAAATCATTGGAAAGCAAATATGAGGTTGATTGCAAAGAATTGGTTTCCCTGAAGACGCAGCGGACTGAATTTGAGAAGCAAATTAAAAACCTCATTTCAGAACTCGAGGAGGCCAATAATGAACTCGTCAGTAAAAAGGCAGAAGTAAATGAACTCAACTCCACTATAACCGAGCTCAAGCAATCAGAAAAATATCTGCAAGAATCCATAGGAGGGCGTGAACAATCCGTGAAGGACTGGCACTCGAAGTTAGAtatcaaagaagaagaattgaGGCGTCTGAATGCCGAATACGAAAGCGTAATGTTCAAAAATGGCAACATGGAGGCAGAACATCTAGCAGAACTTGAACAGTTGCACGAGAACATGGCTAAGTTTCAAAGCATGCTGGAGAAGCTAACCAAAGAAAATCATGATCTTAAAGAAGTCATTGCTAACAAAGAGAAGGAAGAGCTAACAAGAGCTGAGTCTGAGAAAAATGAGCCAAAATCCTCAGAACAGGATGAAAAACTCCTGACTCGCATCAAGGACCTCGAGTCTCAGCTGCTTGAAAAGGACAAAGACACAAATCACCGATTACAGATGCTTGCTGAAGACCTCTATATCCAGTACTCATCCAAACATGAACAAAAAGtcaaaatgttgaaaaagagTTACGAAGTGAAATACCAGGAGTCTATGGACAAACTCCAATTAGAGAATTCTGCATTGATGGATGAAGTTActcaacttcaaaataaagTGGAGACAGAACGTCGCGAGAAACAAGAACTGATTAAGATGTTAGATAAATAG
- the SOF1 gene encoding rRNA-processing protein SOF1 (similar to Ashbya gossypii AAL157C) — protein sequence MKIKTISRSSDDYVPVKSTQESQMPRNLNPALHPFERAREYTKALTATKLERMFAKPFVGQLGYGHRDGCYVIAKNYNVLNRLASASADGVVKYWNISTREELCSFKAHYGLVTGLCVSPQHIGNQSDSYMLSCGDDKMVKMWSVDSGDFNNVKDDTKVLHPSDGNGLIKTFYGEHAFQGIDHHKENTSFVTGGAQIELWDINRRKPLSNLSWGIDNITAVKFNQNEADLLLSSGSDNSVVLYDLRTNSPTQKIVQTMKTNSMCWNPMEPFNFVTANEDQNAYYYDMRNMSRALHVFKDHVSAIMDVDISPTGEEIVTGSYDKTIRIFNIKHGHSREVYHTKRMQHVFQVKFTMDSKYIVSGSDDGNVRLWRSNAYERSNVKSTREKNKLEYDEKLKERFKYMPEIKRISRHRHVPKVIKKAQEIKRVELSSLKRRETNERRTRKDMEFVPERKKQIVGTVHRYEEAKKRSKDERDAMQESDAE from the coding sequence ATGAAGATAAAAACGATTAGCAGGAGTTCGGACGACTATGTGCCTGTTAAGAGCACCCAAGAGTCACAAATGCCCAGGAATTTGAATCCTGCGTTGCATCCATTTGAAAGGGCTCGTGAATATACGAAGGCTCTGACGGCTACCAAATTGGAGCGGATGTTTGCGAAACCGTTTGTGGGTCAGTTGGGATATGGACACCGCGATGGTTGCTATGTGATTGCGAAAAACTATAATGTTCTAAATAGGTTGGCTAGTGCATCAGCGGATGGTGTGGTCAAATACTGGAATATATCTACTAGGGAGGAATTGTGTTCTTTTAAAGCTCACTATGGGCTGGTTACTGGTCTCTGCGTTAGTCCGCAGCATATTGGTAACCAATCTGATAGTTACATGCTATCTTGTGGTGATGATAAAATGGTAAAAATGTGGTCCGTGGACAGTGGTGATTTTAATAATGTAAAAGATGATACGAAAGTTTTGCACCCTTCAGATGGAAATGGGTTGATCAAAACGTTTTATGGTGAGCATGCATTTCAAGGGATAGATCATCATAAAGAAAATACATCCTTTGTCACTGGTGGGGCTCAAATAGAACTTTGGGATATTAATAGAAGAAAGCCACTGTCTAATTTGTCCTGGGgaattgataatattacaGCGGTGAAATTCAATCAGAATGAAGCAGATCTTCTGTTGAGTAGTGGCAGCGATAATTCTGTTGTTCTTTATGATTTGAGAACTAATTCTCCTACTCAGAAAATTGTGCAGACCATGAAAACAAATTCTATGTGTTGGAATCCAATGGAGCCATTCAACTTTGTTACAGCCAATGAAGATCAAAATGCATATTATTATGATATGAGAAATATGTCTCGTGCGTTGCATGTGTTTAAGGATCATGTTAGTGCCATAATGGATGTAGACATCTCACCTACTGGTGAAGAGATTGTCACTGGTTCATATGACAAGACTATaagaatattcaatataaaACACGGCCATTCTAGAGAGGTGTATCATACAAAGAGAATGCAGCATGTCTTCCAAGTTAAGTTTACCATGGATAGTAAGTATATTGTGAGTGGATCCGATGATGGTAATGTAAGACTTTGGAGATCAAATGCCTATGAAAGATCAAACGTTAAATCAACTCGTGAGAAAAACAAACttgaatatgatgaaaaattgaaagaaagattTAAATACATGCCAGAGATCAAAAGAATCAGCAGGCATAGACATGTTCCAAAGGTTATTAAGAAAGCTCAAGAAATTAAGAGGGTTGAATTATCatctttgaaaagaaggGAAACCAATGAAAGACGTACGAGGAAAGATATGGAATTTGTACCtgaaagaaagaaacagaTTGTTGGAACTGTTCACCGATACGAGGAGGcaaagaaaagaagcaaagaTGAGAGAGATGCGATGCAAGAATCAGATGCGGAATAA
- the BEM3 gene encoding GTPase-activating protein BEM3 (similar to Ashbya gossypii AGR230W) produces MDNDSDADNRSYSGSSTLQLLAQYDKYTMERDRSIESIEKNRFSESSRPSYDDLFKENVKLKLQLKETHLEIESLKSIIAHFQDSGRFEATKLEQRERSEPSALIRDLALPPRSADRKRNTKNLTLGTSSPLFADHFSSALSGVALKELSNSSRLSASSSVLAPRSADILVSRSSPIEEKQLLSPMKAVSRSSSTYSTVLGSPATSVLYKTSRISINSPAKSSATSKAASTLSLPDNINFENEGNQLSPQKTDRVTQLIKSELQVLQRERVDKRSASRSNSPGISVDKTGSRSRKPSDLSTGTRADLGNFKDMVDNVFNENDQAVESSVNSSEDSINKSMDHLNTPNISIKDGENVETPLTLNRGAASDVYTQTPFVLTTSTGEKLESPAASANTGHMASLSSTGKLPQAATPSADPHLMSASVEGSTPHSNQEVRSADVPLFVQPEDLGTIKMEVISTLYHEPGNSANILFSVIDRKSSKEMFKFAKTIDSVIEFDMYIRSNMDSLALPPLPDKQLFATNIPVKVDTRRENLNDYFSSLLYMTNLLPGPALKLAEFISTTPVMNPVMGDYSKEGILLVRKAKTLGSAASWRVRYCTVEGNVMYLNEQSFVTDTIKLAYSTIELQANLPDDRYGTKNGFIINEHKKSGLSSSTKYYFCAETSREREQWISVLTIMCDAPGGGNLNVSFNNRSEASSLVDQGSASDSSYLGPIANLEVNNDINSPPKIPDGTGNICIPEDEKEVKRRRMKSFFAFKKLSNPAPYSSGNDNVSIFSQDEEVNSTTTGTESTIHKSLQSMHLYSNNKVVFGADLKTALQLSSHAYQGRYEIPSIVFRTLEFLYKNRGIHEEGIFRLSGSSLLIKSLQEQFDRDHDVDLCNYNKNVVVSPENENQGGIYVDVNTVTGLLKLYLRRLPHMIFGDDAFSAFKQIVDKPGGKDTKFVAQEFKTLLFSGKIPKENISLMYALFELLVKINDNNNINKMNLRNLCIVFSPTLNIPVNILQPFILDFGYIFQDKALVNNGQNVNLHIPL; encoded by the coding sequence ATGGATAACGATTCTGACGCTGATAACCGATCATATTCAGGTTCTTCAACGCTGCAATTACTAGCGCAATACGATAAATATACCATGGAACGGGACCGATCAATTGAGAGCATTGAGAAGAATCGATTTTCGGAGTCAAGCCGTCCAAGTTATGACGATCTTTTCAAGGAGAATGTGAAGCTTAAATTGCAGCTCAAAGAAACTCACTTGGAAATTGAATCATTAAAGAGTATCATTGCTCATTTTCAAGATAGTGGACGGTTTGAAGCTACGAAGTTAGAACAACGGGAGCGTAGCGAACCATCTGCATTGATTAGAGACCTGGCGCTGCCACCTAGGTCAGCTGATAGGAAGAGGAACACAAAAAACTTGACTTTGGGTACGTCGAGTCCGTTATTTGCTgatcatttttcaagtgcCTTAAGTGGTGTAGCACTTAAAGAGTTGAGTAATTCTAGTAGACTTTCAGCTTCGTCTAGCGTTCTCGCTCCTAGATCGGCTGATATTCTCGTGAGTAGGTCATCGCCAATCGAAGAAAAGCAGCTGCTTTCTCCTATGAAGGCCGTTTCACGATCTAGTTCTACATATTCCACTGTGTTGGGCAGCCCTGCGACATCGGTGCTATACAAGACTTCCAGGATATCAATTAACTCTCCTGCTAAATCTTCAGCTACTAGCAAAGCTGCGTCAACTTTGAGTCTCCCTGACAATATTAATTTTGAGAATGAAGGCAACCAACTGTCACCACAAAAGACTGATAGGGTAACTCAACTGATAAAAAGCGAGCTGCAAGTATTGCAGAGAGAGAGAGTTGATAAGAGATCTGCCTCTCGCTCTAATTCCCCAGGTATCTCAGTTGACAAAACTGGtagcagaagcagaaaacCTTCGGATTTGTCTACAGGTACCAGAGCAGATTTGGgcaattttaaagatatgGTAGACAACgtttttaatgaaaacgACCAGGCAGTTGAAAGTAGTGTCAATTCCTCCGAAGATAGTATCAATAAGAGCATGGATCACCTGAACACCCCCAATATATCGATAAAAGATGGTGAAAATGTTGAAACCCCTTTAACTTTAAACAGAGGAGCTGCTTCTGATGTATACACACAGACTCCGTTCGTTCTCACTACATCTACTGGAGAAAAGTTAGAATCACCAGCGGCTTCAGCTAACACTGGACATATGGCATCTCTATCGTCCACAGGTAAATTGCCCCAAGCCGCAACACCAAGTGCCGATCCGCATTTAATGTCTGCATCTGTTGAAGGGTCTACTCCGCATTCCAACCAGGAAGTTCGGTCCGCCGATGTCCCACTTTTTGTCCAACCGGAGGACCTTGGTACCATAAAGATGGAGGTCATAAGTACTTTGTATCACGAACCAGGCAATTCGGCTAACATACTTTTTAGCGTTATTGATCGAAAATCCAGTAAAGAAATGTTCAAATTTGCAAAAACGATTGATTCCGTCATTGAATTCGACATGTATATTCGCAGCAACATGGATTCATTAGCTCTTCCACCGTTACCTGATAAACAGTTATTTGCCACCAATATTCCAGTAAAAGTGGATACAAGACGGGAAAATTTGAACGATTACTTTTCTAGTTTGTTATACATGACGAATCTGCTTCCCGGTCCAGCTTTAAAATTGGCTGAATTCATAAGTACTACTCCGGTAATGAATCCGGTAATGGGTGACTACTCCAAAGAGGGTATTTTATTAGTACGCAAAGCAAAGACACTAGGAAGTGCTGCATCATGGCGGGTTAGATATTGTACCGTTGAAGGAAACGTCATGTATTTGAACGAGCAATCTTTCGTTACAGATACAATAAAGTTAGCCTACAGTACCATAGAATTGCAAGCGAACCTGCCGGATGATAGATATGGTACAAAAAATGGGTTTATCATAAACGAGCATAAGAAAAGCGGTTTGTCAAGCTCTACAAAGTATTATTTCTGTGCTGAGACATCAAGAGAACGCGAACAATGGATTAGCGTGCTAACTATAATGTGCGATGCTCCAGGAGGAGGAAATCTGAATGTTAGTTTCAACAATAGGTCCGAGGCCTCCAGTCTGGTTGACCAAGGCAGTGCCAGCGATTCAAGTTATCTTGGGCCTATTGCTAATTTGGAAgttaataatgatattaacTCGCCACCAAAAATTCCAGATGGTACAGGCAACATTTGCATCCCAGAGGACGAGAAAGAAGTAAAAAGACGGCGTATGAAGTCTTTCTTTGCATTTAAAAAGCTAAGTAACCCAGCGCCATACAGTTCTGGTAATGATAACGTTTCGATATTTTCACAAGATGAAGAGGTAAACTCAACTACCACAGGTACTGAAAGCACAATCCATAAATCTTTGCAGTCAATGCACTTATATTCGAACAATAAGGTAGTTTTCGGCGCAGATTTGAAGACAGCTCTTCAGTTGAGTTCACATGCATATCAAGGTAGGTACGAAATACCAAGTATTGTCTTCCGGACTCTAGAGTTTTTATACAAAAACCGTGGGATCCATGAAGAAGGTATCTTTAGGTTGAGTGGATCTAGTTTATTGATTAAATCGTTGCAAGAGCAATTTGATAGGGATCATGATGTGGATTTATGCAACTATAACAAGAATGTGGTTGTTAGTCCGGAAAACGAAAACCAAGGTGGCATATATGTTGATGTCAACACGGTTACTGGTTTGCTAAAACTATATTTGCGGAGGTTACCCCACATGATATTTGGAGATGATGCATTCTCTGcatttaaacaaattgttGACAAACCTGGAGGGAAGGACACCAAATTTGTAGCCCAGGAATTTAAAACGCTATTATTCTCAGgaaaaattccaaaagagAATATCTCTCTAATGTATGCATTGTTCGAGCTATTAGTTAAAATTAAcgacaacaacaatatcaataaaatgaatttaAGGAACTTGTGCATTGTATTTTCGCCTACCTTGAATATACCTGTGAATATCTTACAGCCGTTCATCCTTGATTTCGGCTACATATTCCAAGATAAGGCTTTAGTAAATAATGGACAGAATGTGAATTTACATATACCTCTATAA
- the LIP5 gene encoding lipoate synthase (similar to Ashbya gossypii AGR231C) — MLSRSCRVLVECHHRFVSTQSGSSKKTVGRDGSGVVDRRRAAQFVDALKKGPSFEDFVSGRAAEFIIDPLEQARQNSKDDTTKLPEWLKVPIPKGQNFHRLKQDVRDLKLSTVCEEARCPNIGECWGGKDASNATATIMLLGDTCTRGCRFCSVKTSRRPGKPDPMEPENTAAAISRWGLGYVVLTTVDRDDLPDGGAYHLAETVQKVKQKAPQIRVETLSGDFRGDLAMVDVMATSGLDVYAHNLETVEALTPHVRDNRATYRQSLGVLSRAKQTVPDLVTKTSLMLGLGETDEQVLQTLKDLREINCDIVTFGQYMRPTKRHMKVVEYVRPEKFEYWKNKALELGFLYCASGPLVRSSYKAGEAFIENILKKRAAKETTN; from the coding sequence ATGTTAAGCAGGAGCTGTAGGGTGTTAGTTGAGTGTCATCACAGATTTGTATCCACGCAATCGGGAAGCAGTAAGAAAACTGTTGGTCGGGATGGTAGTGGAGTGGTCGATCGTCGGCGAGCTGCTCAGTTTGTAGATGCGCTTAAGAAGGGACCTTCGTTTGAGGATTTTGTGAGTGGACGGGCGGCAGAATTTATTATCGATCCGTTGGAGCAGGCACGGCAGAATTCGAAGGATGACACTACTAAGTTGCCGGAGTGGTTGAAGGTGCCAATTCCCAAAGGTCAGAACTTCCATAGGTTGAAGCAAGATGTGCGTGACTTGAAGTTGAGTACGGTGTGTGAAGAAGCGCGGTGTCCTAATATTGGAGAATGCTGGGGCGGAAAAGATGCGTCGAATGCTACGGCTACGATCATGCTGCTTGGGGATACATGCACGAGAGGATGTAGGTTTTGCTCTGTTAAGACTAGCCGGCGTCCTGGTAAGCCAGATCCCATGGAGCCAGAAAACACTGCGGCGGCAATTTCGCGATGGGGACTTGGGTATGTTGTTTTGACTACTGTAGATAGGGATGATCTACCTGATGGTGGTGCATACCATTTGGCAGAAACTGTGCAGAAGGTTAAACAGAAGGCCCCACAAATTCGTGTGGAGACATTGTCTGGAGATTTTAGAGGGGATCTTGCCATGGTTGATGTGATGGCCACTTCTGGATTAGATGTATATGCTCATAATTTGGAAACTGTCGAAGCCTTGACGCCACATGTTAGGGATAACCGTGCTACTTATAGACAATCCCTGGGTGTTTTATCAAGAGCTAAGCAAACCGTCCCAGACCTGGTAACTAAAACCTCATTGATGCTGGGACTTGGTGAAACTGATGAACAAGTACTACAGACCTTGAAGGACCTGCGTGAAATTAATTGTGACATTGTCACGTTCGGTCAGTACATGAGACCTACAAAGAGGCATATGAAGGTTGTGGAGTATGTAAGACCTGAAAAGTTCGAATACTGGAAAAACAAAGCACTAGAGCTGGGTTTCCTGTATTGTGCTTCTGGTCCGTTAGTAAGATCATCCTACAAGGCAGGAGAAGCctttattgaaaatatccTCAAGAAAAGAGCGGCCAAGGAGACAACCAATTAG